The following are encoded together in the Myxocyprinus asiaticus isolate MX2 ecotype Aquarium Trade chromosome 7, UBuf_Myxa_2, whole genome shotgun sequence genome:
- the timmdc1 gene encoding complex I assembly factor TIMMDC1, mitochondrial isoform X1 — translation MMHTARQQGLSTTYRGTDAERLMRSHPGLLSGLFGFTLPCVHAAESASIQTSISSLPQHIGKPEFPDTGWDRIKDIFFRGDGQMYSEELRSIVKSGIAAAMLGMVYGGLPGARHARERFIQLSQAEIYQNRVDAVRSAHNAAIRGFVRFGWRWSWRVAAFVTLFKSSQALSGWIGTVSGQPFSGLSRDVRLGSSPGSGWATQGHSQSCPQATFALSWLCAWGHCPVGSTVSTGLTVYRDKNDLSHFATAGAVTGGVFRLNLGFRGLLAGTAIGGALGLPAGVLIMGLQKLGGETLCDKRRRERKELHELRVTEWNARLKLTDDLIGEIRGQDQDADIDLQRIEELLNQHRNEKGAQGSDNK, via the exons ATGATGCATACTGCAAGGCAGCAGGGTTTATCAACCACATATAGAGGGACAGATGCAGAAAGGCTCATGAGGTCACATCCTGGACTGCTCAGTGGTCTCTTTGGGTTCACTCTTCCTTGTGTACATGCAGCTGAAAGTGCCTCCATACAAACCAGCATCAGTTCCTTGCCACAGCACATAGGCAAGCCAGAGTTCCCTGACACAGGATGGGACCGCATCAAAGATATTTTCTTCAGGGG TGATGGTCAGATGTACTCGGAGGAGTTAAGAAGTATAGTAAAGAGTGGCATTGCTGCAGCCATGCTGGGGATGGTCTATGGAGGCCTACCTGGAGCCAGACATGCCCGGGAGAGATTCATCCAGCTCAGCCAGGCTGAAATTTACCAAAACAGAGTGGATGCAGTG CGCTCCGCTCATAATGCAGCTATTCGAGGTTTTGTGCGCTTTGGCTGGAGGTGGAGCTGGAGAGTAGCAGCATTTGTAACCTTGTTCAA atcctctcaagctctgtcaggctggatagggaccgtcagtggacagccattttcaggtctctccagagatgttcgattgggttcaagtccgggctctggctgggccactcaaggacattcacagagttgtccccaaGCCACttttgcgttgtcttggctgtgtgcttggggccattgtcctgttggaag CACTGTAAGTACAGGCCTGACAGTGTACAGAGACAAAAATGATCTGAGCCATTTCGCCACAGCAGGTG CTGTCACAGGAGGAGTGTTCCGGCTGAATCTGGGATTTAGAGGGCTGCTGGCTGGTACAGCCATAGGAGGTGCATTGGG GCTGCCAGCTGGAGTTTTAATCATGGGTCTGCAGAAGCTTGGGGGCGAGACCTTATGTGACAAGAGGCGACGAGAAAGGAAGGAGTTACATGAGCTGAGAGTGACTGAATG GAATGCTCGGCTAAAGCTTACAGATGACCTCATCGGAGAAATCCGTGGGCAAGATCAGGATGCTGATATTGACCTTCAACGAATAGAAGAGCTGCTTAATCAACATAGGAACGAGAAAGGAGCACAGGGCTCTGACAACAAGTGA
- the timmdc1 gene encoding complex I assembly factor TIMMDC1, mitochondrial isoform X2 encodes MMHTARQQGLSTTYRGTDAERLMRSHPGLLSGLFGFTLPCVHAAESASIQTSISSLPQHIGKPEFPDTGWDRIKDIFFRGDGQMYSEELRSIVKSGIAAAMLGMVYGGLPGARHARERFIQLSQAEIYQNRVDAVRSAHNAAIRGFVRFGWRWSWRVAAFVTLFNTVSTGLTVYRDKNDLSHFATAGAVTGGVFRLNLGFRGLLAGTAIGGALGLPAGVLIMGLQKLGGETLCDKRRRERKELHELRVTEWNARLKLTDDLIGEIRGQDQDADIDLQRIEELLNQHRNEKGAQGSDNK; translated from the exons ATGATGCATACTGCAAGGCAGCAGGGTTTATCAACCACATATAGAGGGACAGATGCAGAAAGGCTCATGAGGTCACATCCTGGACTGCTCAGTGGTCTCTTTGGGTTCACTCTTCCTTGTGTACATGCAGCTGAAAGTGCCTCCATACAAACCAGCATCAGTTCCTTGCCACAGCACATAGGCAAGCCAGAGTTCCCTGACACAGGATGGGACCGCATCAAAGATATTTTCTTCAGGGG TGATGGTCAGATGTACTCGGAGGAGTTAAGAAGTATAGTAAAGAGTGGCATTGCTGCAGCCATGCTGGGGATGGTCTATGGAGGCCTACCTGGAGCCAGACATGCCCGGGAGAGATTCATCCAGCTCAGCCAGGCTGAAATTTACCAAAACAGAGTGGATGCAGTG CGCTCCGCTCATAATGCAGCTATTCGAGGTTTTGTGCGCTTTGGCTGGAGGTGGAGCTGGAGAGTAGCAGCATTTGTAACCTTGTTCAA CACTGTAAGTACAGGCCTGACAGTGTACAGAGACAAAAATGATCTGAGCCATTTCGCCACAGCAGGTG CTGTCACAGGAGGAGTGTTCCGGCTGAATCTGGGATTTAGAGGGCTGCTGGCTGGTACAGCCATAGGAGGTGCATTGGG GCTGCCAGCTGGAGTTTTAATCATGGGTCTGCAGAAGCTTGGGGGCGAGACCTTATGTGACAAGAGGCGACGAGAAAGGAAGGAGTTACATGAGCTGAGAGTGACTGAATG GAATGCTCGGCTAAAGCTTACAGATGACCTCATCGGAGAAATCCGTGGGCAAGATCAGGATGCTGATATTGACCTTCAACGAATAGAAGAGCTGCTTAATCAACATAGGAACGAGAAAGGAGCACAGGGCTCTGACAACAAGTGA